The Clostridia bacterium genome contains the following window.
ACACGGCGGCGTGTGGGACCGGTTCGACAGCCTCGCCTTCGCGATGCCGGTGGCGTGGTGGCTCTGGCAGACGTGGCTGCCGTGAGGGCGCGGACGGCCGTGGGAGGCCGGGAGCGTGCAAGTCTACGCGCGCGTGGCGCTGGTCGCGTTGCTCGTGGGAATCGCCGTGCGCTACGGGTCGCTGGTGCTCGGCCCGTTTGTCGTGGCCGCGGCGCTCGTCGCGCTCCTCGCCCCGGTGGTCGACTGGGCGGCGGCGCGCGGCCTGCCGCGTCGCTGGGCGGCGGCGCTGGCGATGACCACGATCGGCACGGGGCTGGTGCTCGGCGGCATCGCCGTCGTGGCCGCCCTGACGGCGGAGACGGGCCGCTTTGTCGCTCACGTGCCGGAGTGGTACTCGCAGGCGGAACGCCTCGCGTC
Protein-coding sequences here:
- a CDS encoding AI-2E family transporter — protein: MQVYARVALVALLVGIAVRYGSLVLGPFVVAAALVALLAPVVDWAAARGLPRRWAAALAMTTIGTGLVLGGIAVVAALTAETGRFVAHVPEWYSQAERLASALWNFLRGALAGLPPSLEPYWREAGGVVVLAVQRLALAGFHGLQALLGTLPKALAVLLFGLAFAFLGLSDPQGLTQLALAALPPAWRGVA